In Pseudorasbora parva isolate DD20220531a chromosome 1, ASM2467924v1, whole genome shotgun sequence, the DNA window TGTTGTCCCACCGTTCTTGCTTCCAGCAGGTCATGGTGAGCAGCTATTGCCGCCATGTAGAcgttgagggtggagggagacagccttctctccaagcCTTCCTGGAGAAAGGAGAGCACGGACCCTTTTGGGCATTTGGTGGGATCTTCTCCTCGAGAagccaagcctgcagtctccctctcatttactgaagctttcgtgcctcgatcgccccccggtgaccggtcccagtatagccgcccctctgtgttttctaatggacgcaaggcaaactaaataataaaattacactttaaaaaatgttccccaaagttagtttatgtcactgaaggcagttatcatcacgatgatttcatttcaggtgttcgttttaaaaataagtttagtttgagttagttatttgatgctataaaaacggggggcgtgacgtcatgattgacagctgagactgacggcttctctgagtgaagttgtcactgaggcactaacggacttttttcgaaatttttgggagcagattagagctttagctttaatttctacatttccataactgtttatttcacaccaacataattaattgttctgcatctgcgagagtgtgggcgggcttttgatatcgcgactgtacttcctgctcaacttcctgcgctctactgcgcaactccggtcccgaaatcgctactgcgcagactcggtcccaagatgtcagcgccgtgcaaggccgcctgaaagcttcaaatatggcaagcggaaacggatgatgtcaagtcgtccatatttttttacggtctatgcgaGAAGCACACCAGGTGATGTAGAGGTTCCACTTCGAAACGTAGGCCCGTCTTGTGGACGAGGCCCTTGCTGAAGTGACAGTGGCAACCACCGGTGTTGTTAGGccactcaaacctgccgcgtcccgtccaggagccacacgtggaggttccagaGGTCGGGACGCGGGTACCATACGATGCCCCCTCTCTGAGAaaggaggtccttcctcagaggaataggCCAAGGAGGTACTGTCGCAAGGAGTATGAGTTCGGAGAACCAGGTCTGGCCGGGCCAGTGACCTCCCTGATCTTGCACAGGAGCTGTgcgagaaggctcactgggggaaacgcatacttgcgcaggccctgcggccagctgtgcgctagtgcatccgtgccgaggttcccctcggtcagggaatagtaccagcGGCAATGGGAGGAGTCGTGGGGGGCAAACAGATCTATCTGTGCGTCGCCAAattggtcccatatcagctgaacCGCTTGGGGATGGAGCCACCATTCCCCCGGTAGAGGCTGAAACCGCGACAGCTCGTCGGCTGCATGGTTCAGTTCCCCGGGGACATAAGTGGTACAAAGCGACCTCatatgcttctgactccataacaagaggtggcgggcgagttgcgaCATGCGGGGGTAGCGTAGGCCACCTTggcggttgatgtacgctactgtCGCCGTGTTGTCTGACCGGACCAGTACGTGCCTATCCTTAAGCAGGGCTTGAAAACGGTGCAGGGCAAGACGTACGGCCAGCAACttgaggcaattgatatgccacacACGCTGGGGCTCTTTCCAGGCCCCAGCGGCAGCAtgaccattgcacatggcaccccacaTGCTGCGTTGCcatgcccacctcgggacttggtcgcgaagccagtgctgaagtgGTCTCATTTGGAGCAACCCGAGCGGCGCTACTGTGGCtgcggatgccatatgccccaggagcctctgaaaaagtttcagtgggaccACGTTCCTGCGTTCGATCTAATGAAGGCAGGCCTCCAGAGACTGCGCTTGCTCTCTCGTAAGCTGCACggacatggcgaccgagtcgatctccgtaccgagaaaagagatcctctgcaatGGACAAAGTTGgctcttttcccagttgacccgaaggcccagacgGGCAAGATGGTGGAGaaccaagtccctgtgttcgcaaaCCTGCCATCGAGATaattcaggatgcgaaccccaaGTTGCCTGAGTGGCACTAGTGCTGCCTCGAcaaccttcgtaaagacgcgaggCAACAGGGCAAGCCCGAATGGAAGTACAGCATTCTGGTATGCTCTCCCCTCGAAGGCAGGAGGAAGtatggagacatgaaagtacgcaaCCTTCAGGTCGattgctgcaaaccaatcgcgtggacgaacgcattcgaaaatgCGTTTGGCTGTCAACATCTTGAAGGGAAGCCTGTGTAGGGTTAGGATCAAGATgtgcaggtccaggattggccgtaacccactgCCTTttttgggtacaatgaagtacgggctgtagaagccggacttcatctcggccgGAGGGATGATCTCGATGACACCCTTCGCCAGTAGCATTGCCACCCACCAGCGTATAGCGGACTCCCCGAAAGCAGGGAGGAGATCATACGAACTGAATCACATAGCCAAGCCTGATGGTGCGGACGAGCCAGTTGGACAGCTTGGAGAGCTCTAGCCAGGCCCCTAAAAACTGAACCAAGGGGATCATCAAGGGGTCTCGACTgggagggggctggcgacagagggGACAGAGAGTGGTGAGGCACTGAGGCGGCACACACTGCCAGTCGCGCCCTCTTGGGGCTCGGAGGAGAGTGATTCGTTTCTATCTTTAACCAACAAAAGGGTGCCGTCGGCCCCTTTTTGGGGGCCAGCAGCAGGTTGGGTGTTTTGAAACaaaagattctcccccggccctccttCGGGGGAAGGAACGGTCCTGTCACCATTTCCTTGGAGAGAACCGAGTTGCCTTTTTGCCGGCTTCGGGGCTGAGACAGGCTGTGCCACCTTCCTGTGGGCACCTCCGCGCTTCGGCctgggtgaaggctgctgctgtggccgaGCGGGAGGAGCGGGTGCCGCAGGAGGGCGGCCTCGGCGGGGAGCAGACTGAGGCACGGGCACAGCAGCtggccgccggggcaggatgtgcTTGATCgcctcagtctgtctctgagcggccgagaactgttgggcAAAGTCCTCGACCGCCCTGCCAAATAGCCCAGCCTGGGAGATGCGGAAGGCAGAAGCGGCTGCCAAGTGGTTTCAATAAGACAATGGAGCCTTCCACGACTTCTTCATGCACCTCGGGAAAGAAAGGCACTGGAGGCTGGCGGGCGCGCTCGGGCGCGGGCCGCCCCCAGATACCAATCATCTTGAGCCTTGAGCGCTCGGGACACTGCGAAGGTTTCCACTCGAGTACTGACGTAACTCGtagtgtactgactgaaagggaacagttTTTATTGATGAAGGAACATGGCCAGCCTGGAGGAAATGATTAATGATCTTAGTTATAAAGGGAGTTAAGAAACAGAGGTTAGATTTTACCAAGGCTGTGGGAAAAGGATCCAGTGCACAGTTGGATGGAttcatttttctgatgatgtGGTGCTAGAGGTGCTAGATAGTTGCAAGTGGATGTTGTCTACTTTGTTCCTAAAAAAGGTCATAAACTTATTGCACCTCTCTTCTGTGACTTCTGAAAAGTTTGAAGGGTTTCTGAAGAGTTTGCAGTTTGAGGATGTGATTAATAGTGGAGAAAAGCTTCTTGGAGTTTCCAGGGTTATTATTGATGATGCAAGAGTAGAACTGTGACTGAGCATCTCTCAAGGACCTTGTATAGGCCTTCTGATGCTCTCTACTGTATAGGCTTCCCTATgaacccttacgaaacaaaaatatattgcaatatactagaatttatattgcaatacattagaaaatatatttcaatgtatcagaaacttcctcatatatttgaaaatatatagcaatatatggatggacaacctattgctatatattgattcatatattaaaatacattgatatacaaacaaaactgaattatttcatgtatgtttattgaaacaaagtattttttgtgagttaagcaagctcctgcatatgtttacagaggttgattaacaatagcccaaatcagatggtgcatgacattcaatatattttctatatattcaaaatattttacacattgagcctcaaatatcacaaaaatgcttttgctaaactggcaaacatgcactggtctgctggactgaaataaataaacaatattttgttgattaagcttatgtattcagtcattattcaatggtatactaaaaatacatgtgaaaaattacttctcattgttctcaggtcaaatatttatatggaattaaaatgcgattaattaattacaaagcctctaattaattagattaatttttttaatcgagtcgcggccctaatttctatattatattttaatctgttatattttaaaatatatgacagacagtgtacattagattatttcatatttaccatgtatacaatatatatgataattatatactatgtaatataaatcaatatatttaagacatatgttcccatataaatctgattatattatcTAGTACATTGAGGTATTTtatctcatataattttacatatatatttacatatatatacaatgactcttccaatatataatttcatatattgtaggatatatttcaatatacatatattgaatagtataatgatatgtatttattcaatatatgaaaacggcaataattgcagtattgtcccatatattgcaatatataacttgcatatataatatattattgtataatatatcatatgatatattaccatgtaaatttcacaatatatggagacacatgaaatatattgtcaactaatatattgagaaatatattgtcaactaatatattgagaaatatatttttgttgcgtaagggAACAGTGAGTCCAGTGAACTTGATACGCCTCTCAAGTGCAAGCCCAACCATCTTCATCCTCCGGAGTTCGCTGGTGTACCAGGGGGCTGAGCGTGAGAAGGTGACCATTTTCAACACTGTCTTTATGGATTTTTAAAACGTCAACAGAgacaaacacattaaataattaaataataataaataaataaaaggggggggggggtacattTATCGTAACATCTGATGCATGTTAAGCCATTTTACACAGTAAACAAACTATTAGGGTCAGTTTCCTTCAAAAATTCCATAAAATGATTCCATACTTTGAAAAACTTTTCAGGTTTTCCTTTAACAATATATTGAAGTTTTTCCAAAGCCAAACAGTTAGACAATTCCTGTAACCATTGTTTAAAACTAGGACTTTCTATATTTTTCCAATGGCGTGCTACTGTGAGTTTTGCTTGTAATAAACAGAAAATCAACATTTTCTTACCCAAACTGGGTAATGTGCAAGTTACATGGGAAAATATTTAGTTTACAAAGTTTAGGACATAAAGGAACATTTTGTTTCAGAACCAATGATAAAAAGTCTAAAACCTTTTCCTAAAAGTTTTGAACTTGAGGACACTTCCATAAGCAATGGTATAATGTTCCTGTCTCTTGGTTGCATTTTATACATTGATCGGGAATATTTGGATTAAATTTATGTAGTAATTCTGGCGTTATGTACACTCTCATAATCCAtttatattgtataagtttAAACCTCGTATTAATTGTCTGAGTCTGGGCCTTTAGACAGATACTCTGCCATTCATCCTCAGTTATATTCTCATTTATGTCTCGGCACCAAGCCAAACGTTTGTTGTCTGTATTTTCCTTGTAGTTAGTGAAGATTAGTCTATAAAACATGGAAATTTGTTTACCACAATTAAAGTGGtttaaagttattttttctAAAGGGGACAGATCTACCATTCTAGTTTTGACAGGGGTGTGTAGATCTAGAATGCTGCTCAGAGATTGATTTTAGAAGTCAACCGACTCCGTGACTGAGGAGAGATTAGCAGAGGAGAATTCCTGAAACAAATATGACTGGTATTTTCGGTATGGGAAGAGGGGCGTGGCAGCTCCATTGAGATGGCCTGGTGGTCAGACACACCCAGATCACACACCAAGAGGTTTCTAATATGAGGAGAGTTGGAAATTAGGGTGTAACGCGGTCTGCGCAGAAGTCCATGTTCCTTAATGACCGCAATGCTGAATGCTGAAATGGTACGATTGTTGAAACCCAGCAGCTGCTGAATGGAATATTTGAGCTTCATGACGGCTGCTGAAAGGTTTTGACTAGTGCTAGGCATTAGTCAAACACAGAGCTGGAACACTGTCAAGCATTGCAAGAAGATGGTCCATAGCATGGCAGAGGAGTTCATGAGCCGACTCCCAGCTAACACTGCAAGGGCAACGGTCCTAGGTTTGAGGCCAAACCGCAGCGGGACAGCTGAAAGGCTGTCCGGAAGAATACACCATGTAGCTTATGCCTGAGGGAGATCCCCAGTGAGCAGGcaacacccagaagagagagcagctgcAGTGAGTAACATTAAAGGTCCTTCAAACTAGAAGCAACCGTaacaattcaaacaaaaacagcagagtAGCGGCGAAAAATGGCGAACGTTGAACAACAGTGGTCGCCAACTATTAGCAACAGcacaattgtagctctgactctATGACTAGTCACGgtcataaataaacaaaatctaaatctGCCAGTACAGTTAACTTGATTTTGGGTGGAGAAGCGatgaacagacaacgccagcgtcctctccccctcaTTGCTAGACAACTCTTTATCTACAGGAATAAATGCTTAGTCCTCTACTGGTGGTTACGTGCTGTCACAGGAGCGATAAGAGACAAAAGGGGTGAGGACTCAAAATGCAGGTGAACAAAGatttattgacaaaaaataacaaacaaataaaacaaaaacccaCTTGGGGGGGGAATCAAACATCAAAACAGTCAGGCCTCAGGTATAAGGCACACGTAATATATACCACTGATATAGacaaaatattaacttaaatttCAACTTaacgggatagttcaccccaaaatgtaaattatcccatgatttactcacccttaagcgggtgtatatgacattcttctttcaaacgAATACAaccagagttatataaaaaatgccctagctctttcaagctttataatgggagtgaatggcaTTTTAacccccctggagccgtgtggagtacttttataatggatgaatACACTTTTTTGGCTGCagttataaagcttggaagagccaggacatattttaatataactctgattgtattcgtctgaaaaaaGAATATCATATACATCTAGGACGACTTGAGAGTGGGTAAATTACGggctattttcatttttgggttaactatccttTTAAGCCAACCCCTCACCCccgaaaaggtttttttttttactttttttttttttcaatataaaGTAATACATCTGAGCACAATAATTGCAAAAAAATCAGCAAATTACAGAAATAGCATTACATTTATACAAATGTGATTGgtaagcaaattacaaacattGCAATCATTAGAAAAATCCTATTCACAAACATAATTATTAATCACCACACTATGCAACCGTAATGATTTCAGCCATCCGTATCATCTAGTCCATTATGAGCTGGGTGTAAATGACCCGTGTCTCCTCTTGGTTTAATGTATCCACGGACTGCAGAGGGAAAAGTAAAAAGGGAcaaaaaacataaatgtgtgttctGCTAACTCCTGTGTAATCTACTACACATATCTCTACATTTTctgtaaaattatatatatatatatatatatatatatatatatatatatatatatatatatatatatatatatatatatatatatatatatatatatataattaatttaataaaattaccTGCTTCCATTGATTTTTGTGGTTCTTCAGGGATTCTTGGAAAAATatgaatcaaataaaaatatattgaaaacaCTGAATGCTGATTAAAGAGCTGACGTTGATATAGCCTAAGAGACACACTCATACCTTTAATGCAGATCTGTTGAATCACTATCAGCAGAATTATAATCACAATCATGGCCATGACTGTCAGTGTTGCCAGGACTAAAGTAATTGGATTCCAGACCAACCGTGAATCTAGAATAGTCACATATGTGAGATTACATGtgctacaataaaaaaaaatacattacattttttatgacCAAAAGACACAGTGGTACTAAATATCAGTTCTATAGTAAATCAAATATTTCTGTACCTTCAATAATCAACTTTGTTCCATTTCCAAAGTGTATCTTCCCACATGTGGCCACAGCACAGTAATAAATCCCAGCATCAGACGGTCTGAGTTCAGTCTGAGAGAGACTGTAGACACAGCTCTGTGTAGAAGAGCCGTCCTCTGATCTCTCCATACACTGATCACTCCTGTTCTCGTGGGTGTAAATGATTCCTGGTTGAGAATATCCTGATGAATGTCTGAACCAGTAGACGCTGTATTCTCCTGCACAGATCTCACTGATGATTGAACACTGCAGAGTCACTGAATCTCCTGGATGAAGTCTGTCAGGCACAGGCTGCTGGAGAACGGTGGAGCTTCTTATTCTGTCCCTTTCTGAAAGAAGCGCAACATTCTGTcaatactgtaaaaacatgaacacaacTGGTCACAAGTTTTAGAACGCtaagatttttaatgtttttgaaggagaatcttctgctcaccaaggctgaatttatgtagaaacgcaaaaaaaaaaaaaaaatattgtgaaatattattaaaatataaaataacttttttctatttgaatatattttcaaatttcagttattcctgtgatcaaatctgaattttgagcatcattactccagtcttcagtgtcacgatccttcagaaatcattctaatattatgattactgctcaagaaacatttatgattataatcaatgttgaaacagttTTCTAGGATTCTTTTATGAATtagaagttcaaaagaacagcttttacctgaaataaaaagcttttgtaacattgtactaCCATTGAAATTATTTGGGTTGGTaagaataattttattttttttatttttgggaaataacttaaagaaatgtataaatTTATTTATcagggatgcattaaattgatcaagtgacagtatagaTATTATTATgtgcaaaagctttatatttcagataaatgctgttcttttgaactttctatttctAACACAACtatttcaacattgattataatcataaatgtttcttgagcagtaatcatcatattagaatgatttctgaaggatcgtgacactgaagactggagtaatgatgctcaaaattcagctttgatcacaggaataaatgacattttaaaatatattcaaaaagaaaacaggtattttatattttaataatatttcacaatattacagcttttttgtatttctaataacataaatgcagccttgaggagcagaagagacttcagtaaaaactttttaaaatcttcccgttctaaaacttttgaccggtGGAATATGTGCTGCCAGATTGTGGATTGTGGGAGAAGCTCAGAACACAAATATTGATATTAACTCACCTTTTGGTAGCAGAATCGTTCCTTCTCCAAATGTAATAACGTTCAGGAAACTCACAGCACAATAGTAAGTTGCAAAATCATATTCCTCCAAGTGAGCGATGCTCAGATTAAAAAAGCCGCTTCCAATTCTAAAGAAGTATCGATTTGTGTCGTTAAAGCCATTTTGATATGTAATTTTTCCTAAAACAGCTTCTGCATATGCCATAAGAATCGGTTTCTTGCCGAGAGAATGTTTATACcatgaaataatatttataaagtcATCCGAGTGAGAGCAGGGTAAAATCACACGGCTTCCAAGATCAGCGACTAGCAGAGGAATTTGGTGAATAAAATCCTCTCTTTCACACATCCCATCTATAAAACAAACAGGCAATATGGTAACAAAAGAGAAATGTGAAACAAAATGCTCAGttcaaatacaattttaaacatACTTGCAAATATGAGAAGGAGAGTAAACAATATCCAGAACTTCATTTTGTAGCACCTGTAGTTGATCTAAAAGAGAAATAAACATGTGTCAAGAGAAGTCTTGAATATGcaaatttacaaatgtacaggtttaaatagaaaaaaaaaaaaaaaactacttttagATCACTAACAATTGAAACACTGACCCTAACATCCGAATCGAAGTACTTTAAAAAGATAAAATTACTGGGTTTAATAAATTAGTAAAGGGTTTACTTACGACCTACAAGAAAGATGTTAAGAAAGATGTACAGAATAAAAAGAGACAGTAAATTCAGCTCAGTCCTTAAGATAACTGAATGGTCCTGGTTGGACAGTGCCCATTTGATGGTAAGTCTTCAGACTGCTTCCTCTTTTATGCACAGCAGTGTTCACAGATCAAAGACTGATACTTTGATATTTGACTGGATGGTTTAGAGAAAGGGGCAGAACCAAATTTCCTTTAATTGTCTCTTTACATGCACTTGTACctgtacactttaaaaaaaaagagagaaaaaaagtgcagtgctgtcactgggacgGTACTCTAagttacaaaagtgaaaaggtatatcTTTGTACTTTACTCACCcatacatattagtaccttaaaagtacATATCAGAACTTTAAGAGTGTgaagtaccttaaaggtacataatATTTTTTGCCTACTTTTGGTTTagtaccttagggtactgccccagtaaTGTATCTTTTTTCAGGCCGTGTATTATGATGACACTGATAAATGACAAGAAACACAGGCTAAAATAATGTTAGATAAGATGCCAATTAAACCCATTTCGAGTGTTCTACAATTTCTAAATGCCCAATATTCTCAAAAAAAGGCAAGTAACGGCTCACTAAAAGGCCTAGTCGATACATAACCACTACATGCACAAGCTTTAGTTCTGAATGATGCTATCTTTGCTGAATTGCATGTACAATGATACACTAAAATGGCTCTCTCATTCTTGTTGGTCCagcacatcacacaaatatGGGACTCTTAGCTCAAGGGTACTCCGTCTATGTTTTCATCAAGTCTTTGACTGAAATGCAATTTTCTCtgccttttgtttaaaatgtggCTTTTTTATTGAAACTTAGccatattcaagtgttaatAAAAAAGAATATCTGAAGatacaataaaatgtttttttaaaataatacctAGCAACAGTATACTTTAAGTGCAAAAACAATATAAACATAGTAAACTATAATGTTATGTTCACTTAAAAACAACGTATATGTACACTTGCAGGGTAAAACTAGTAGTTTACTGAGAGTACTTCAATGTGTAATTTCATAAACTAAACAAAAGtactattaaaatattaatatacttATAAGTTCACTTTTAGTACAGATGcagtacaaataaaaaatgtatttgcgaACTATTATGCACTCCCAAGCAGTATTAAAATAGTACACTTACAAGTATACTACTAGTACATTAATATTAGTATACTTACCAAATATAGtgtactttaaaatgtacttataCATTACTTAAGCATACTTAATAAAGTGCACCTGAAATATGCCTCTTTTTGTGAGGGTACCTCTCTCCATAACACTGATAAGTATGGTTTCAATATTTACGCAAAATATTAATCTTAACCTATGGTTTACTTCTATGACCACAATTCAAAGAAACCTTCCAGTTTTACACAGGTCACTGTTgttagtttaaaatattttgcttTCGGTTACTGCTAGATTAAAAACTAAAGACTAAGTTGTGACAATGACATGGAAGGGTTATTTTTGACTCCgcaagtatgtttttttttctctctgagAATGGTGTATATGTGGTTTCAGAGCGAGGTGTGAAGACCCACCAGTGGGGTCAGTTCTGCGTTTGGAAAATGATCAAACTGTCATGTGTGCAAATCATGCTTGTGAAAGTATGCGCAGAGGCAAATGAATGCACTTATGTAATTGGATATAGTCTGCATTTATTGAGTATAAGTTATTTCACCAAGTACATGTTCCTGGATGAAGATCTTTGTTGATCCTTAAGCATTCCAATCTGAGTTTAGGGATAATTAAGGGTAGggctaggtttaggggtaggggtaggACTACATTTTCGgacaggaatgttgttccaggatcaacaaaatatgttaCTTGGCACAGTGACcctatgagtgtgtgtatacacGCATAAATATTGTGtttgtcccccttttgctgccaaaacagccctgacccgtggAGGCACGGACT includes these proteins:
- the LOC137085963 gene encoding immunoglobulin kappa light chain-like, whose translation is MKFWILFTLLLIFANGMCEREDFIHQIPLLVADLGSRVILPCSHSDDFINIISWYKHSLGKKPILMAYAEAVLGKITYQNGFNDTNRYFFRIGSGFFNLSIAHLEEYDFATYYCAVSFLNVITFGEGTILLPKERDRIRSSTVLQQPVPDRLHPGDSVTLQCSIISEICAGEYSVYWFRHSSGYSQPGIIYTHENRSDQCMERSEDGSSTQSCVYSLSQTELRPSDAGIYYCAVATCGKIHFGNGTKLIIEDSRLVWNPITLVLATLTVMAMIVIIILLIVIQQICIKESLKNHKNQWKQSVDTLNQEETRVIYTQLIMD